A genome region from Campylobacter concisus includes the following:
- the tyrS gene encoding tyrosine--tRNA ligase — protein MQDIAEILQEIKRGVAEIIDFERVENLIKNYYEKGENFYVKAGFDPTAPDLHLGHTVVLNKMALLQKHGAIVQFLIGDFTAQIGDPTGKSATRKKLDQETVLKNSKTYEEQVFKILDPKKTVIMFNSKWSNELGAAGMIELTSTFSVARMLERDDFEKRIKAGSPISICEFMYPLLQGYDSVAMKCDIEMGGTDQKFNLLMGRTLQRTYNVGKEQAVIMMPLLEGLDGINKMSKSLGNYIGVTENANDMFAKTLSISDELMWRWYELLSTKSLGEIENLMNDVKNGKYHPKKAKEDLAYEITARYHGEEAAKAAMAEFNSVHSQNQLPTDIKEFSLKAPVWIVEALSQCELSESNSQARRDIKANAVSINQEKISDEQLKLEAGEYILQVGKRKFAKVKVE, from the coding sequence ATGCAAGATATAGCTGAAATTTTACAAGAGATAAAACGCGGTGTTGCCGAGATTATTGACTTTGAAAGAGTTGAGAATTTAATAAAAAACTATTATGAAAAAGGTGAAAATTTCTATGTAAAGGCTGGCTTTGATCCAACTGCTCCAGACCTTCACTTAGGTCACACAGTCGTTTTAAACAAGATGGCACTTCTTCAAAAGCATGGTGCGATCGTGCAGTTTTTGATAGGTGACTTCACTGCTCAAATAGGCGATCCAACCGGTAAATCAGCCACCAGAAAAAAGCTAGATCAAGAAACAGTTTTAAAAAATTCCAAGACTTACGAAGAGCAAGTTTTTAAAATTTTAGATCCAAAAAAGACCGTGATCATGTTTAACTCAAAATGGTCAAATGAGCTTGGAGCTGCTGGAATGATAGAGCTAACTAGTACATTTTCAGTCGCTAGAATGCTAGAGCGCGACGACTTTGAAAAAAGGATAAAAGCTGGCAGTCCAATTTCAATTTGTGAATTTATGTATCCACTTCTTCAAGGTTATGATAGTGTTGCGATGAAGTGCGATATCGAGATGGGCGGTACGGATCAGAAATTTAACCTTCTAATGGGTAGAACCTTACAGCGAACATATAATGTTGGCAAAGAGCAAGCTGTAATAATGATGCCTCTTCTTGAAGGGCTTGATGGTATAAATAAGATGAGCAAAAGTCTTGGAAACTATATCGGCGTAACCGAAAATGCAAATGATATGTTTGCAAAAACGCTTAGTATAAGCGATGAGCTAATGTGGCGTTGGTACGAGCTTTTAAGCACAAAAAGCCTTGGCGAGATAGAAAATTTAATGAACGATGTAAAAAACGGCAAGTATCATCCAAAAAAAGCAAAAGAGGACCTTGCGTACGAGATAACAGCAAGGTATCACGGCGAGGAAGCTGCAAAAGCTGCGATGGCTGAGTTTAATAGCGTACACTCTCAAAATCAGCTCCCAACTGACATCAAAGAATTTAGTCTAAAAGCACCAGTTTGGATCGTGGAAGCTTTATCGCAGTGTGAGTTAAGTGAGTCAAATTCTCAAGCAAGACGCGACATAAAGGCAAATGCGGTTAGCATTAATCAAGAAAAGATCAGTGATGAGCAGTTAAAATTAGAAGCAGGTGAATATATCTTGCAAGTCGGAAAGCGTAAATTTGCAAAAGTAAAGGTTGAATAG
- a CDS encoding nitronate monooxygenase: MELKPLKIGKYEIKYPIFQGGMGLGISWDKLAGNVSLEGGLGIISSVGTGYYENRKFINKELNAKPFGSENFYSTRGLRAIIENARKICGDLPLGVNIMYAANDYARVVKDACEAGINIIVSGAGLPTNLPEFTQNFKEVALVPIISSAKALKIICKRWLQRYDRLPDAVVLEGPLSGGHQGFTYEQCLDPEFSLFNLIPQVKAEIKEWGDFPLIAAGGIWDKNDIEKAISLGADGVQMGTRFIGTHECDADIGFKEVILAAEEKDIELIKSPVGYPARGIRTNLINLVEKRMGPKIQCISNCVSPCQRGKGAKEVGYCIADRLFDSFSGKKETGLFFTGANGYKLKELISVKELMHKLVHGE, from the coding sequence ATGGAGTTAAAGCCATTAAAAATAGGAAAATATGAGATAAAGTATCCGATATTTCAAGGCGGTATGGGACTTGGTATCAGCTGGGACAAACTAGCTGGTAATGTAAGCTTAGAAGGCGGTCTTGGAATAATCAGCTCAGTTGGCACAGGATATTATGAAAATCGTAAATTTATAAACAAAGAGCTAAATGCAAAGCCATTTGGAAGTGAAAATTTCTACTCAACAAGAGGTCTTAGAGCAATTATTGAGAATGCACGAAAAATTTGTGGAGATTTGCCACTTGGCGTAAATATAATGTATGCTGCAAATGATTACGCAAGAGTGGTAAAAGACGCTTGTGAAGCCGGTATAAATATCATCGTATCAGGTGCTGGACTACCTACGAATTTGCCAGAATTTACACAAAATTTTAAAGAGGTTGCACTAGTTCCTATTATCTCAAGTGCAAAAGCGCTAAAGATCATCTGTAAACGTTGGCTACAAAGATATGACCGCTTACCAGATGCTGTCGTGCTTGAGGGGCCACTAAGCGGCGGACACCAGGGCTTTACTTACGAGCAGTGCCTTGATCCTGAGTTTTCGTTATTCAATCTAATCCCACAAGTAAAAGCTGAGATAAAAGAGTGGGGCGATTTTCCGCTCATCGCAGCCGGTGGAATTTGGGATAAAAATGATATCGAAAAAGCAATATCGCTAGGAGCAGACGGCGTTCAAATGGGTACACGCTTTATCGGCACTCATGAGTGTGACGCAGATATTGGCTTTAAAGAAGTGATACTAGCAGCCGAGGAAAAGGACATAGAGCTTATAAAAAGTCCAGTTGGCTATCCGGCTCGTGGGATTAGAACAAATTTGATAAATTTGGTAGAAAAAAGGATGGGACCAAAGATCCAGTGCATAAGCAACTGTGTGAGCCCTTGTCAAAGGGGCAAAGGGGCTAAAGAGGTTGGATATTGCATCGCTGATAGGCTGTTTGACTCATTTAGTGGCAAAAAAGAGACAGGGTTATTTTTCACTGGAGCAAACGGGTATAAACTAAAAGAGCTAATAAGTGTAAAAGAGTTAATGCACAAGCTGGTACATGGTGAATGA